CATTTATTTCCCTCCCAAAAATAATCTTCTTACTTCTTCTACAATTTTTTTATCATTAGGTAAAAAGGCTTTCTCAAGAATTGGAGATGCAGGAGGTGGACAGTAAGGAGCACCAATCCTTAATGGCTTATCCTTTAGAAAATCCTTTCCTCTTTCCACAACTTGAGTAATAATTTCAGAAGATAGAGACATGAAAGATACACCTTGGGTTACAACTGCAAGTCTTCCTGTTTTCTTTACTGATTCCAGTATAGTATCCATATCCAAAGGATATAAAGTTCTAAGATCAACGACTTCTAATTCTATTCCCTCCTTTTCCAATTCTTCTCCTGCTTTTAGAACAGCATAAACCATCGCAGACCAAGAAACCACAGTAATACTTTTTTCATAATTCTTAGCTTTTCTTTTAATATCCGCCTTTCCTATGGGTACAATGTATTCCTCCTTTGGAACCTTTCTCTTAGTAAAAGAGGAAAGAAGAGGATCTTGTAATAAATTCTGATGTTCTATATAAATCACAGGATTATCTTCCCTAATTGATGCAATCAACAATCCCTTAGCATCATAAGCATCCGAGGGCGCAACAATTTTTAATCCAGGAATATGAGTTAAGATGGATTCTATACTTTGGGAATGCTGTCCTGCATAACCCTTTCCCCCTCCAATGGTCGTAATTATAGTTAGAGGAACTTCTACCTGTCCTCCAGACATATATCTCATCTTTGCTGCTTGATTTGCCACCTGATCCATAGCAATGAGAATAAAATCAATATACATTATCTCTACTACCGGCCTTAATCCCCTCATTGCAGCTCCAATGCCTGTCCCTACAATAGCAGCTTCGGAAATAGGAGTATTAAATATCCTCTCTCTACCAAAAATCTCCAAAAGCCCCTTCGTTGCTCCAAAGGAACCACCGTAATCTGCAATATCTTCTCCCCATAGTATAACCCTCTTATCTCTTTTCATCTCCTGATAAAGGGCTTCGATAATAGCTTCTCTATAGGTTATCTCAATATTAGGATCTCTATCCTTAAAAGAAGGTTCCTTTATAACTTGGACCCTACTAAATCTTTCTGGAACATCATTATTTATTCCATTTTCTTTAAATAAATAAAGGGTCATATCTTTTGGGTCTGGATTGGGAGATTCAATAACTTTTGCAGTAATATTCTCATTTCTTAATCTAAATTCCCTTTTTAAAATCTCAATTTCTTCCTTAGTTAAAACGCCAGCATTAATAAGCTCCTGTGAATATAAATCAATGGGATCATATTTTTTCCATAATTGCAGTTCTTCGTAGCTTCTGTAGGTAGCATCTTCAGGCTTTTCTAAAACATCACTAAGAGAATGCCCCATAAACCTATATCCCCAAAACTCAAGAAGAATAGGTCCTTCTCCCTCTCGTGCTCTTTCTACTGCCCTTTTTACTGCATCCCTTACCGCAAGAACATTCATCCCATTAACAACTTCTGCGTACATTCCCTTTTTGTTATAGGCAAATCCCCTTTCCGCAAGATAATCTATTCCTGTAACTTCCCCCCTTTGTTGACCTGATTCCCCATATTGATTATTCATAATCATAAATATTACAGGAATTCCAAATTTTTTCCCCATCAATCCATTAGTAAATTGGGCCATACAAGCCATATTTATCGCTTCATGAGCTATTCCTGTATTCATAGCTCCGTCTCCTATAAAACACAAAGTCACCCTTCCATCCTCAAGAAATCTTGACGCCATAGCGGATCCTACAGCAATTCCCATGCTTCCTCCTACTATAGCATTGGCTCCCAAATGTCCTAAGCTAAAATCTGCAATATGCATAGAACCTCCTCTTCCCCTACAAATACCCCATTCTTTTCCAAAAAGCTCCGCTATAGCCCTAAAA
This genomic interval from Dictyoglomus sp. contains the following:
- a CDS encoding dehydrogenase E1 component subunit alpha/beta, giving the protein MPKEINIFPEFEQGYIEVGGKIPKFQYNKTLREELDKGNITKEESIDLLKCMLLIRNFEEMIYELRVNKGKYGPIRYLYIGASHLSIGQEAVPTGGISVITKDDYITSTHRGHGDALAKSYFGLKGMNEKELKDFILRNREVSDFLGFNWEDKSKEELFEFALQITLFRAIAELFGKEWGICRGRGGSMHIADFSLGHLGANAIVGGSMGIAVGSAMASRFLEDGRVTLCFIGDGAMNTGIAHEAINMACMAQFTNGLMGKKFGIPVIFMIMNNQYGESGQQRGEVTGIDYLAERGFAYNKKGMYAEVVNGMNVLAVRDAVKRAVERAREGEGPILLEFWGYRFMGHSLSDVLEKPEDATYRSYEELQLWKKYDPIDLYSQELINAGVLTKEEIEILKREFRLRNENITAKVIESPNPDPKDMTLYLFKENGINNDVPERFSRVQVIKEPSFKDRDPNIEITYREAIIEALYQEMKRDKRVILWGEDIADYGGSFGATKGLLEIFGRERIFNTPISEAAIVGTGIGAAMRGLRPVVEIMYIDFILIAMDQVANQAAKMRYMSGGQVEVPLTIITTIGGGKGYAGQHSQSIESILTHIPGLKIVAPSDAYDAKGLLIASIREDNPVIYIEHQNLLQDPLLSSFTKRKVPKEEYIVPIGKADIKRKAKNYEKSITVVSWSAMVYAVLKAGEELEKEGIELEVVDLRTLYPLDMDTILESVKKTGRLAVVTQGVSFMSLSSEIITQVVERGKDFLKDKPLRIGAPYCPPPASPILEKAFLPNDKKIVEEVRRLFLGGK